AAAGTTCGGGATTGACAGATAAAAGTAATAGTCGGGAATTTCTACCTTCTTGAAAATATTTATTCCATAAAGCCTCATCAATCTCCTTGCTTTCAATAGCCTGCACTAATGCCAACCTCTTTAATATTAAATTCAGATGCCCTATCCCATGTCCCGTCGGAATTCGTTCCATATCTGTCCAAATTCCGACATGGAATTGTTTCATAATTAAAGAAAATGCTAACGATGCAACAAAATCTATCATGGTCTCAAATAATTCATCATCAGAATCAGACCTCTTTCTCAAATCAAGGTAGATAAGATATTTATTAGGTAAACTTAAAGCCCACTCACGTACTAACCAAATCCCTAATCGAGCACTTATTTTCCATGCAATATATCGGAGATCATCCCCCGGCTGATATTCACGAACAGAATAATAATCTCCCGATTCAGATATTAACGTTCGCGTGGGAACACGACTACCACCAGCATAATTACCCAACGTCTGTATATTAAGATATTGCGTTTTAGGAACTACAAGAACCTCCGACGTAATTTTATACGTCGCCTGTTTCTCAATAATCCCAAGAGGAAATTCAGATTTTATAATCACCTCCGTAATTTTAATCAAACCCCGTTTCATAAATACCTGCTGAAAAGAAAGTTCTACACCATCACGGGCGGGTATCATTGGAACCTTACCTAAAAATAACCTTGTTTGCTTTCCTTTAACATCCTCAATAACCAATTCTATTGATATACCATATAAAGGAAATCTTTTTTGTAAATTCTCGACCCGTACCCATATAGTCACCTCTTCACCTCTTGTAACCTGCTCTGGAACCAATATATCAACTTTGGGTGGCTTAAAATTCAGTCGGGACATAACCTCCGCACATACTCCAATTGAAAAACAAATAGCAAACGCTAAATATAAAATGTTATTCCCACTATTCCACGCAGAAAGTAACAAAAGCGCTGTAAAAAACACCTCCCCTATCCAATACTTTCGATTTGTTGCCTTCTGTTTTAATATTCCTGTAACCATAATTAACGGGGAATTGGAACTGTTCGGAGTATTTCTTGAATAATTCTCTTTCGCTCCTCAGCCAGATGTGTTAAATTAAATGACTTCGTTTTGGTAATCAACCGATGTGCCAATACCGATTCCGCTACTTCCCTAACATCTTGCGGAGTAACAAATTCCCTACCATGTATTAATGCCCATGCCTGCGAAGCCACATATAGACTCTGAGTACCACGAGGACTGATACCTAATTCTACTTGCTCATGGGTTCTGGTCTTTTCTATTATTTGTAAAATATAGTGTGAGATAGATTCATCTACTAAAATACCCTTTGTCCGTTCCTGTAATTCCAACACCTCTTCCGCTGTAAGAACAGGTGGTAACTCTGTAATTTCTTTCACCACATCCCGTTTTTTCATTATCACCAATTCTTCTTCCGCAGGCGGATAACCTATCTCTAACCGTATCAAAAAACGGTCTAACTGCGATTCTGGCAAACTATAAGTCCCTTCATATTCAATAGGATTCTGTGTAGCAATAACAACAAAGGGTTGTGGCAATCCGTACGTCCTACTATCCATCGAAACCTGGTACTCACTCATCGCTTCCAACAAAGCACTCTGAGTTTTAGGCGGAGTTCGATTAATTTCATCTGCAAGAACAATATTCGCAAAAATGGGACCACGACGAAATTCAAATTCCGCTGTCTTCGGATTTAGTATAGAAACACCTAATATATCCGAAGGCAACATATCACTCGTAAACTGAATACGATGAAATTTACAATTCATTGAACGTGCCAACACTTGAGCCAATGTCGTCTTCCCCATCCCTGGCACATCCTCAATCAGAATATGCCCACGAGCAAGAATACCAGCAACACACAATTGGATTGCATACGTCTTGCCTAAAAATACACGTTCTACATTATTTATTAATTTGTCAATTTTTTGTTTATACGCTTCAATCATGCTGTAAAAAACATTCCTTTTTCGTTTTTAATTCCTTACCGAACCATCTCTACCTTAAAAATCACAACCATTCAGCAAACCAATCTTCAATAATAGAAAGATATGTATCACGAAATGACTTTGTTTTCCTTTGAACTATATGCAACGCCTCTGGCATACCTAATAAGTCATATATCTTCTCGGCACCTTTTAAATAGGATACCGCCGTTTTTCCCTTGGCTGATGTTTCTGAATTTTCAGAAGGATTTATAATCAACACTGCACTCGTGGCACACAATGCAAGAATATGCTCTATATCAAAAGCCTCCTCGCCTCGTTCTATCTTTTTGCGGAGTTCAGGAATAAGGTCATGCTTACTACTAAACAACCAATTGTATTTACTCTTCTTATCCTTCCAAGAACTCAAAGGTCCAATAGCAACACATGCCTGTATCATAGGTTCTATCGCTGTCAAAAGAATGGCTTGCAATGCTCCAAAACCTTTCCCAAGCACACCAATACTCGTTATATCTGTTGTAAACCATGTTCCAAACACACGGAGTCCTGCCAAATAGTCCATCAATATTTTGCCTTGATAAGACACCTTGTTGTTCTTACCGCTATTCGACCTCTTTGAATCCTTCCGCTCCCCAAAATACAAACAATCCGGAACCATAGTAATATAACCAGAATATGCCAAATCCCGTGCAAGAGCATATTGACTATCCCCCTCAATTCCAGACAATTCATCCTTCCCTTGCGAAATAGCATCATGACAACAAAGAATTGCAGGCGTCGACTCCTTCTTACTCCGTTCAGGAGCAAACACCCAAGCCATTATTCGCTCATCTTCTTGAACAGAATACTCAATCTTATACCTACGAACCTCATCTTCTACACTTTCATCAATAACCTTCGTATGCGGAACAAATATTCCAGATTTATCCTCCTCTATCTCATCATAAAGAGGGTCCGTTAAAATTAATAAATCTTCTCCAAGATAACTCAAAAATTGCCTCTTTATCTCTTCTCGCTTTTCTCGCCAATCTTCTGCATTCTTTATCTTATTCAAATCTATCATAACATCACACCTTCTTCTACTATTAAAAATAAATCCTATTTATTCATTTTAATTATTTTGATTCTCCATTAAAACAGAAAGGAATATTATCATAACACTATACATAAACAAAGTTTCAATTCATTAAATTCGTTTTCCAAAAAATGTTCTCTCACATTTCACCTTTTCAACCGAAATATATAAACACAATCTCGTCCAGTTACAAAAAATTCATCTTGTTTTTCACCGCCAAAAGCACAATTCGAAGGCTGTTTGGGAATCGTTATAGAACCTATTTTATGACCTTCGTCATCAAAAATAACAACACCTTCTGATGAAGTAACCCAAAGATGATTCTGTGTGTCCATTTTTATCCCATCTGGCATTGGAACATCACAAAATTTTACTTCCTGAATCAAACCCTCTTTCAAAAAATCAACAAATTTATACACAGCATTTTGTTCAGTATCCGCAA
The genomic region above belongs to Candidatus Hydrogenedens sp. and contains:
- a CDS encoding DUF58 domain-containing protein, which encodes MFFTALLLLSAWNSGNNILYLAFAICFSIGVCAEVMSRLNFKPPKVDILVPEQVTRGEEVTIWVRVENLQKRFPLYGISIELVIEDVKGKQTRLFLGKVPMIPARDGVELSFQQVFMKRGLIKITEVIIKSEFPLGIIEKQATYKITSEVLVVPKTQYLNIQTLGNYAGGSRVPTRTLISESGDYYSVREYQPGDDLRYIAWKISARLGIWLVREWALSLPNKYLIYLDLRKRSDSDDELFETMIDFVASLAFSLIMKQFHVGIWTDMERIPTGHGIGHLNLILKRLALVQAIESKEIDEALWNKYFQEGRNSRLLLLSVNPELWGKSIVGMRILNPDVIKASK
- a CDS encoding MoxR family ATPase, translating into MIEAYKQKIDKLINNVERVFLGKTYAIQLCVAGILARGHILIEDVPGMGKTTLAQVLARSMNCKFHRIQFTSDMLPSDILGVSILNPKTAEFEFRRGPIFANIVLADEINRTPPKTQSALLEAMSEYQVSMDSRTYGLPQPFVVIATQNPIEYEGTYSLPESQLDRFLIRLEIGYPPAEEELVIMKKRDVVKEITELPPVLTAEEVLELQERTKGILVDESISHYILQIIEKTRTHEQVELGISPRGTQSLYVASQAWALIHGREFVTPQDVREVAESVLAHRLITKTKSFNLTHLAEERKRIIQEILRTVPIPR
- a CDS encoding dienelactone hydrolase family protein; translation: MIDLNKIKNAEDWREKREEIKRQFLSYLGEDLLILTDPLYDEIEEDKSGIFVPHTKVIDESVEDEVRRYKIEYSVQEDERIMAWVFAPERSKKESTPAILCCHDAISQGKDELSGIEGDSQYALARDLAYSGYITMVPDCLYFGERKDSKRSNSGKNNKVSYQGKILMDYLAGLRVFGTWFTTDITSIGVLGKGFGALQAILLTAIEPMIQACVAIGPLSSWKDKKSKYNWLFSSKHDLIPELRKKIERGEEAFDIEHILALCATSAVLIINPSENSETSAKGKTAVSYLKGAEKIYDLLGMPEALHIVQRKTKSFRDTYLSIIEDWFAEWL